GCTTCATCTACGCTGTGGGTGATGTTAACGCCGAATCTCTCCACTCCGCGCGGAATCAGCGTCGTCGGTCCGCACAGCGTAACGTTGGCTCCCATCGTTTTCAGCCCGATGATATTGGAAAGAGCGACGCGGCTATGGGAAATGTCACCGACCAGACATACCCGCAGCCCCTTCAGCGTTCCGAACTTCTGGCGGAGCGTCATCATGTCGAGCAGCGCCTGCGTGGGATGTTCGTGGCAGCCGTCGCCCGCGTTGATGATGATGGAATCGAGATGCCGGGCCAGAAAATGGGGACTGCCGGGCGCTTTGTGACGTATCACCACGACGTCAATCTTCATAGCCTCGATGTTCAGCGCGGTGTCCGGCAGCGTTTCGCCCTTGGAAAGCGAACTCCCCGAAGCCGAGAAATTTATCGTATCGGCTGAGAGCCGCTTCTCGGCAAGCTCGAAACTGACGCGTGTCCGCGTGGACGCTTCCATGAAGAGATTCACGACGGTTACGCCGCGCAGAGTGGGAACCTTCTTCACCGGCCGATCGAGGATTTCCTTCATCCGCTCGGCGGTGTCGAGGATGGTGGTGATGTCCTGCTCGGAGTAGTCGGCCAGCCCGAGCAGATGCTTGTGGGGCAACAGGCTCACGATGCGGGTACCTCCACGAGTAGGATGGTGTCTTCACTGTCAATTTCCGTCATCCGCACCCGAACTTCTTCATTGACGCTGGTGGGGACGTTCTTGCCGACGAAGTCGGGCTTGATGGGCAGTTCACGATGTCCGCGATCCACCAGCACGGCCAGTTGGATTCGGCGAGGTCGTCCGAAATCCATGAGCGCGTCCAAAGCCGCGCGCACGGTTCGACCGGTGTACAACACATCGTCCACCAGCACCACGTTCATGTCGAGCAGGTCAAAGGGAATCTCGGTGATCTGCACCTGCGGCTGCTTGAGGGCCGTTCGGTAGTCATCGCGATACATAGTGGTGTCCAGCACACCGACGGGGATCCGAATCCCCTCGATCTGTTCGACCTTGGCGGCCAGCCTCCGGGCTAGAAAGACTCCTCGGGTTTGCATTCCCACGAAGCCCAGTTTCT
This sequence is a window from bacterium. Protein-coding genes within it:
- a CDS encoding aspartate carbamoyltransferase catalytic subunit, encoding MSLLPHKHLLGLADYSEQDITTILDTAERMKEILDRPVKKVPTLRGVTVVNLFMEASTRTRVSFELAEKRLSADTINFSASGSSLSKGETLPDTALNIEAMKIDVVVIRHKAPGSPHFLARHLDSIIINAGDGCHEHPTQALLDMMTLRQKFGTLKGLRVCLVGDISHSRVALSNIIGLKTMGANVTLCGPTTLIPRGVERFGVNITHSVDEAIRNCDALNILRIQLERQQAGLFPSLREYQSYFGLTRKRLEQASTPLTILHPGPMNRGVEITSDVADSEHSVILQQVTNGVATRMAVLYLLAGAHTPVSETKV
- the pyrR gene encoding bifunctional pyr operon transcriptional regulator/uracil phosphoribosyltransferase PyrR, with protein sequence MDYKIKAVIVDAAGFQRTITRLAHEIIERNRGTEKLGFVGMQTRGVFLARRLAAKVEQIEGIRIPVGVLDTTMYRDDYRTALKQPQVQITEIPFDLLDMNVVLVDDVLYTGRTVRAALDALMDFGRPRRIQLAVLVDRGHRELPIKPDFVGKNVPTSVNEEVRVRMTEIDSEDTILLVEVPAS